The Amycolatopsis sp. DG1A-15b genome window below encodes:
- the pcaH gene encoding protocatechuate 3,4-dioxygenase subunit beta: protein MATPTEFRLPRYGEDPEGTHPPLDSSGYRSTALRHPKQDLVLLPQMLTEVTGPLLGPGRLGEHDNDLTRQHAGEPQGQRIIVTGRLLDGEGRPVRDSLVEIWQANAGGRYRHTGDRWPSPLDPNFDGVGRTLTDSDGRYTFTTIKPGAYPWKNHDNAWRPAHIHFSVFGSAFTQRLVTQMYFPDDPLFSQDPIFNSIPDEKARQRMVSRYDHEITQAEWALGFQFDIVLRGRDASVFEEEEDEDE, encoded by the coding sequence GTGGCCACTCCGACCGAATTCCGGCTGCCGCGCTACGGGGAAGACCCCGAAGGCACCCACCCGCCCCTCGACTCCAGCGGCTACCGCTCCACGGCGCTGCGGCACCCGAAGCAGGACCTCGTCCTGCTCCCGCAGATGCTGACCGAGGTCACCGGCCCGCTGCTCGGGCCCGGCCGCCTCGGCGAGCACGACAACGACCTCACCCGGCAGCACGCCGGCGAACCGCAGGGCCAGCGCATCATCGTCACCGGACGGCTCCTCGACGGCGAAGGCCGCCCGGTGCGCGATTCGCTCGTCGAGATCTGGCAGGCGAACGCGGGCGGCCGCTACCGGCACACCGGCGACCGCTGGCCGTCCCCGCTCGACCCGAACTTCGACGGCGTCGGCCGCACCCTGACCGACAGCGACGGCCGCTACACCTTCACCACCATCAAACCCGGCGCCTACCCGTGGAAGAACCACGACAACGCCTGGCGCCCGGCGCACATCCACTTCTCGGTGTTCGGCTCGGCCTTCACCCAGCGGCTGGTCACCCAGATGTACTTCCCGGACGACCCGCTGTTCTCCCAGGACCCGATCTTCAACTCGATCCCGGACGAGAAGGCCCGGCAGCGGATGGTCTCGCGCTACGACCACGAGATCACGCAGGCCGAGTGGGCGCTCGGGTTCCAGTTCGACATCGTGCTGCGCGGGCGCGACGCGTCGGTGTTCGAAGAGGAAGAGGACGAAGACGAATGA
- the pcaG gene encoding protocatechuate 3,4-dioxygenase subunit alpha, whose amino-acid sequence MTKLLPTPSQTVGPYLSIGLPWPDGAHVVPDGTPGAFWIRGTVRDGNGDPVPDAMIETWQADPDGGFRHPDDPRGAASGEFRGFGRCPTETDGTYGILTLLPGVVPGEGGTTQARHIDVSVFARGLLHRVVTRIYFEDQDNAGDPVLATVPEERRGTLIAAKTGDGYRFDVRLQGDGETVFFRV is encoded by the coding sequence ATGACCAAGCTGCTTCCGACCCCTTCGCAGACCGTCGGCCCGTACCTGTCGATCGGGCTGCCCTGGCCCGACGGCGCGCACGTCGTGCCCGACGGCACGCCGGGCGCGTTCTGGATCCGCGGGACCGTCCGCGACGGTAACGGCGACCCGGTCCCGGACGCCATGATCGAGACGTGGCAGGCCGACCCGGACGGCGGCTTCCGCCACCCGGACGACCCGCGCGGCGCGGCGAGCGGCGAGTTCCGCGGCTTCGGCCGCTGCCCGACGGAGACCGACGGCACCTACGGGATCCTCACCCTGCTCCCCGGCGTCGTCCCCGGCGAGGGCGGCACCACGCAGGCCCGGCACATCGACGTCTCGGTGTTCGCGCGCGGCCTGCTCCACCGGGTCGTCACGCGGATCTACTTCGAAGACCAGGACAACGCCGGCGACCCGGTGCTGGCGACGGTGCCGGAGGAGCGGCGCGGCACGCTGATCGCGGCGAAGACCGGCGACGGCTACCGCTTCGACGTGCGGCTGCAGGGGGACGGCGAGACCGTCTTCTTCCGGGTGTGA
- the pcaD gene encoding 3-oxoadipate enol-lactonase — protein sequence MSAVKLHRVVDGPGDGPVVVFGGSLGSDLRMWEPQVAPLVERGFRVVRYDARGHGASPVPPGPYELGDLGTDVLALLDELGVERAHLVGLSLGGMTGMWLGVHAPDRVASLVLCCTSAKLGPPSMWVERARTVRAEGTAAVAEAAVQRWLTPGYIERHPERAEFLRAMVAAVPAEGYAACCGAIERMDQLDSLPKISAPTLVIAGADDPATSPDEHARPIAEGIPGARLEVVANAAHLGNFEQPAEFSRLILDHLERA from the coding sequence GTGAGTGCCGTGAAGCTGCACCGGGTCGTGGACGGACCGGGGGACGGGCCGGTGGTCGTGTTCGGCGGGTCGCTCGGCAGCGACCTGCGGATGTGGGAACCCCAGGTCGCGCCGCTGGTGGAGCGCGGGTTCCGGGTGGTCCGCTACGACGCCCGCGGGCACGGCGCGTCGCCGGTGCCGCCGGGGCCCTACGAGCTCGGCGACCTGGGCACCGACGTCCTGGCGCTGCTCGACGAGCTCGGCGTCGAGCGGGCCCACCTCGTGGGCCTGTCGCTCGGCGGCATGACGGGGATGTGGCTCGGCGTCCACGCGCCGGACCGGGTCGCGAGCCTGGTGCTGTGCTGCACGTCCGCGAAGCTCGGGCCGCCGTCGATGTGGGTGGAGCGGGCTCGCACGGTCCGCGCCGAGGGCACCGCGGCGGTGGCCGAGGCGGCCGTGCAACGCTGGCTGACCCCGGGGTACATCGAGCGGCACCCGGAGCGGGCCGAGTTCCTCCGCGCGATGGTCGCGGCGGTCCCGGCCGAGGGTTACGCGGCCTGCTGCGGCGCGATCGAGCGGATGGACCAGCTCGACTCCCTGCCGAAGATCTCCGCGCCGACCCTGGTGATCGCGGGTGCCGACGACCCCGCCACATCCCCGGACGAGCACGCGCGGCCGATCGCCGAGGGCATCCCGGGCGCGCGGCTGGAGGTCGTGGCGAACGCCGCGCACCTGGGCAACTTCGAGCAGCCGGCGGAGTTCAGCCGGCTGATCCTGGACCACTTGGAGCGAGCGTGA
- the pcaC gene encoding 4-carboxymuconolactone decarboxylase: MTDRHEQGMKVRREVLGDEHVDRAVAGTTDFSRPFQDYITEGAWGSVWARDGLDRRTRSCVTLAALTALQAHNELAMHVRAAVRNGLTAAEISEVLLHTAVYAGAPAANAAFAIAQRTLAELGEPSALPADAG, from the coding sequence GTGACGGACCGCCACGAGCAGGGCATGAAGGTGCGGCGCGAGGTGCTCGGCGACGAGCACGTCGACCGCGCGGTCGCGGGCACCACGGACTTCAGCCGCCCGTTCCAGGACTACATCACCGAGGGCGCGTGGGGTTCGGTGTGGGCCCGCGACGGCCTGGACCGCCGCACCCGCAGCTGCGTGACGCTGGCGGCGCTGACGGCGCTGCAGGCGCACAACGAGCTGGCGATGCACGTCCGGGCGGCGGTCCGCAACGGCCTGACGGCGGCGGAGATCAGCGAAGTCCTGCTGCACACCGCGGTCTACGCCGGAGCACCGGCGGCGAACGCGGCGTTCGCCATCGCCCAGCGCACCCTGGCCGAGCTCGGCGAGCCGAGCGCCCTGCCCGCCGACGCCGGATAG
- a CDS encoding IclR family transcriptional regulator C-terminal domain-containing protein, giving the protein MDVTRPPFDVRLDSEPAHRGAHHVQSLERGLAVIKAFHAGASELTLSDVARATGLTRAAARRFLLTLADLGYVRTDGKYFSLTARVLELGYAYLSSMTLPEVAQPHLEHLSAGVHESSSVSVLEGTDIVYVARVAVSRIMTVSINVGTRFPAYATSMGHVLLAGLSEAELEQYFLVASLARLTDHTLTAPGHLRTELAKVADQGWAMVDQELEEGLRSVAAPIRGRTGRVVAAVNLSTHASRTTAESVQRDLLPPLLETARAIEADLAVGAPDHARG; this is encoded by the coding sequence ATGGACGTGACGAGGCCGCCGTTCGACGTCCGGCTGGACAGCGAACCGGCGCACCGCGGTGCCCACCACGTGCAGTCGCTGGAGCGCGGGCTGGCCGTGATCAAGGCCTTCCACGCGGGGGCATCCGAGCTGACGTTGAGCGACGTGGCCCGCGCGACGGGCCTCACCCGCGCGGCGGCGCGAAGGTTCCTCCTCACTCTGGCCGACCTGGGCTACGTCCGCACCGACGGCAAGTACTTTTCGCTGACGGCCCGGGTGCTGGAGCTGGGCTACGCGTACCTGTCGAGCATGACGCTGCCGGAGGTGGCCCAGCCGCACCTGGAGCACCTGTCCGCGGGCGTCCACGAGTCGAGCTCGGTCTCGGTGCTGGAGGGCACCGACATCGTGTACGTGGCGCGGGTGGCGGTCTCCCGGATCATGACGGTGAGCATCAACGTGGGCACCCGCTTCCCGGCGTACGCGACATCGATGGGTCACGTCCTGCTCGCGGGGCTCAGCGAGGCGGAGCTGGAGCAGTACTTCCTGGTGGCGAGCCTGGCCCGCCTGACGGACCACACGCTGACGGCCCCCGGCCACCTGCGCACGGAGCTGGCCAAGGTAGCCGACCAGGGCTGGGCAATGGTGGACCAGGAGCTGGAGGAAGGCCTCCGATCGGTAGCGGCCCCGATCCGCGGCCGAACGGGCCGGGTGGTGGCAGCGGTCAACCTGTCAACTCACGCAAGCCGCACAACGGCAGAGTCGGTGCAGAGAGACCTGCTCCCACCCCTGCTGGAGACGGCCCGCGCCATCGAAGCGGACCTGGCGGTCGGAGCCCCGGACCACGCCCGTGGCTGA
- a CDS encoding nucleotidyltransferase family protein, with the protein MTGPSPRPVAGLLLAAGAGRRFGGPKALAQLDGEPLVLRALRTLAAAGCDPVRVVVGASADQVRALLPDPAQAVTAEDWATGMGASLRAGLASLRRTEDTEHTEHTDQPVAALVHLVDLPWVGPDIIARVTAHASAETVARAAYDGVPGHPVLLGRRWWGEVAGAARGDRGARDWLATRADLALIECGDLGSGRDVDRPGDLAGPA; encoded by the coding sequence ATGACCGGCCCTTCACCTCGGCCGGTCGCCGGGCTCCTGCTCGCCGCCGGTGCCGGTCGTCGCTTCGGCGGCCCCAAAGCCCTCGCGCAGCTCGACGGCGAACCTCTCGTCCTCCGTGCCCTCCGCACCCTCGCCGCCGCCGGGTGCGATCCTGTGCGTGTCGTTGTCGGGGCCTCCGCCGATCAAGTCCGGGCCCTTCTGCCCGATCCCGCCCAAGCCGTCACTGCCGAAGACTGGGCGACCGGCATGGGCGCCTCCCTGCGCGCCGGCCTGGCCTCGCTCCGGCGAACCGAAGACACCGAACACACCGAACACACCGACCAGCCCGTCGCCGCGCTCGTCCACCTCGTCGATCTCCCGTGGGTCGGCCCCGACATCATCGCCCGCGTCACCGCCCACGCCTCCGCCGAAACCGTGGCCCGGGCGGCCTACGACGGCGTTCCCGGCCACCCCGTGCTGCTCGGCCGGCGCTGGTGGGGCGAGGTCGCCGGCGCCGCCCGGGGTGATCGCGGGGCGCGGGATTGGCTCGCCACCCGTGCCGACCTCGCCCTGATCGAGTGCGGTGACCTCGGCAGCGGCCGGGACGTCGACCGCCCCGGTGATCTGGCGGGTCCCGCGTGA
- a CDS encoding MoxR family ATPase: MTDSPEELAAALEATGYLADDGLATAGFLALRMGRPLFCEGEPGTGKTSLAMALATALERPLIRLQCHEGIDAAQALYEWDFPRQLLHLRALEAAGEGHLDVEAAERSLYTERFLLARPLLQALITAPCVLLIDEIDRADDEFEAFLLQLLDEHAVTIPEYGEVRAEHPPLVVLTSNRTREVHDALKRRCLYHWLEHPGLVREVEILRRRIPRVSEALARQIAEAVHRLREMDLLKPPGVAESLDWARALLTLQRDELDAATAARTLGAVLKYSEDLDRVRAKLDALFA, from the coding sequence GTGACGGACTCGCCCGAAGAACTCGCCGCCGCCCTCGAGGCGACCGGTTACCTCGCCGATGACGGGCTGGCGACCGCCGGCTTCCTCGCCCTGCGGATGGGCCGCCCGCTCTTCTGCGAGGGCGAGCCCGGCACCGGCAAGACGTCACTGGCCATGGCCCTGGCCACCGCGCTGGAGCGGCCGCTGATCCGCCTCCAGTGCCACGAAGGCATCGACGCCGCCCAAGCCCTCTACGAATGGGACTTCCCGCGCCAGCTCCTGCACCTGCGCGCGCTCGAGGCGGCCGGGGAGGGGCACCTCGACGTCGAGGCCGCGGAGCGCTCGCTCTACACCGAGCGGTTCCTGCTGGCCCGGCCACTGCTGCAGGCCCTGATCACCGCGCCGTGCGTTCTGCTGATCGACGAGATCGACCGCGCCGACGACGAGTTCGAAGCCTTTCTCCTGCAGTTGCTCGACGAACACGCCGTGACCATCCCCGAGTACGGCGAAGTCCGCGCCGAGCATCCCCCGCTGGTGGTCCTCACCTCCAACCGGACCCGCGAGGTGCACGACGCGCTCAAACGCCGTTGCCTCTACCACTGGCTCGAGCACCCGGGCCTGGTGCGGGAGGTCGAAATCCTGCGCCGTAGGATCCCGCGGGTAAGTGAAGCTCTGGCTCGGCAAATCGCTGAAGCGGTGCATCGGCTCCGGGAAATGGACCTGCTGAAACCACCGGGAGTAGCGGAGTCGCTCGATTGGGCGCGCGCTCTATTGACACTTCAGCGTGACGAGCTGGACGCGGCAACGGCGGCACGAACGCTCGGAGCCGTCCTGAAATACAGCGAAGACCTCGACCGGGTCCGGGCGAAACTCGACGCCTTGTTCGCCTGA
- a CDS encoding VWA domain-containing protein has product MTTVSDPVAGYAGFAAALREAGVACDAHRVQAYLTAVAEIDVAEPTRLYWAGRLTLCSSPDDLPCYEEAFSQWFSIETPSARRATSAAPKKARIAPLGAAEGADAEGGEGHDQLKVAASAHEVLRHRDLAELTTAEREHLRELLATLKPVLPRRPAARRTPSRRGRLDPSRTLRAMLASGGEPLKLVHARRGSRPRRVVLLIDVSGSMSPYADALLRFAHVVTRAAPPSVEVFTLGTRLTRVSRQLRQRDPERAMLAAGSAVPDFAGGTRLGETLQAFLDRWGRRGVARRAVVTVFSDGWERGDTGLLGEQLAQLRRLAHAVFWVNPHAGRAGYAPVQSGIVAALPHIDRLLAGHTLATLERLLGEISDA; this is encoded by the coding sequence ATGACCACGGTCTCCGATCCGGTAGCGGGGTACGCCGGGTTCGCCGCCGCGTTGCGCGAAGCCGGTGTCGCCTGCGACGCGCACCGCGTGCAGGCGTACCTCACCGCCGTCGCCGAGATCGACGTCGCCGAGCCGACCCGGCTCTACTGGGCGGGGCGGCTCACCCTCTGCTCGAGCCCCGACGACCTCCCGTGCTACGAAGAAGCCTTCAGCCAGTGGTTTTCGATCGAAACCCCCTCTGCGCGCCGCGCGACGTCGGCCGCGCCCAAGAAGGCCAGGATCGCCCCGCTGGGCGCGGCCGAAGGCGCGGACGCCGAGGGCGGAGAGGGCCACGACCAGCTGAAAGTCGCCGCCAGCGCCCACGAAGTCCTGCGCCATCGCGACCTCGCCGAGCTGACCACCGCCGAACGCGAACACCTCCGCGAGCTGCTGGCCACCCTGAAGCCGGTGCTCCCGCGGCGCCCGGCCGCCCGGCGGACCCCGTCCCGGCGCGGCCGCCTCGACCCGTCGCGCACGCTGCGCGCCATGCTGGCCAGCGGCGGCGAGCCCCTCAAGCTCGTGCACGCCCGCCGCGGCAGCCGGCCGCGGCGGGTGGTGCTGCTCATCGACGTCTCCGGCTCGATGAGCCCGTACGCCGACGCCCTGCTGCGGTTCGCCCACGTCGTGACGCGCGCCGCGCCGCCGTCCGTCGAGGTGTTCACCCTCGGCACGCGGCTGACGAGAGTTTCGCGCCAGCTGCGGCAGCGCGATCCCGAACGCGCGATGCTCGCGGCGGGCTCGGCCGTGCCGGACTTCGCCGGCGGGACCCGGCTCGGCGAGACGCTCCAGGCGTTCCTCGATCGCTGGGGCCGGCGCGGGGTGGCGCGCCGCGCCGTGGTCACGGTGTTCTCCGACGGCTGGGAACGCGGCGACACCGGCTTGCTCGGCGAGCAGCTCGCGCAGCTGCGCCGGCTCGCGCACGCCGTATTCTGGGTGAATCCGCACGCCGGCCGTGCGGGCTACGCTCCGGTCCAGTCGGGCATCGTGGCCGCGCTGCCCCACATCGACCGGCTCCTGGCCGGGCACACCCTGGCCACCTTGGAACGACTGCTCGGGGAGATTTCCGATGCGTGA